Proteins from a genomic interval of Hypomesus transpacificus isolate Combined female unplaced genomic scaffold, fHypTra1 scaffold_84, whole genome shotgun sequence:
- the LOC124466155 gene encoding huntingtin-interacting protein 1-related protein has translation MSSSKNKNKTENKTEKVIAAEKEQFRKEQLHSISKTITSSESPPKEKYVRNIIMGTHKEAGASTFWSYMLNVPLSSNAIVSWKFCFMVHKLLRDGHPNSVRDSHRYSRNVKDMGVLWGNLHDRYGHIVALSAKFLCNKMDFHAKHKTIPGNLEASDDTVEREAGNDVNKVFDMTQELLDYLDSGLKMSETVWRQLDANGAKSTTPAGQCRLAPLIPLILDCSFLYHFTVKLMFKLHSRVSPDSLLGHRERFRDLFNSLTRFFDRAREMEFFKKVIQIPDLPDAPPNFLRASALAEYVKAVVVVPNQEPPEDEEAEPLPDYREVPQTQYYLLSQMGAPDSETEPRETEVESMRKELQAIKPELQLIKTEAHRCVSHLKSQVNSLEAELEEQRTHKQMALVDNEHLRMEVQALRSTNATNAGAQVGYKEADGRAQAAEIRFCQLKERHAELVTGHAELLKKNADTVRLLANTHQSQDDLIRAKDQLSSQVEHLLQENRMRAEQQQHETDRLNRELMDQRAELARMHAALEGKEMAGSQMSGALAGLQGEREALLRSVREQEAELSSLRQQSLLQQSSLEQERDRSRRELEALRAQLQQQLAINAEQRLEIERLKRELDQRRLEVSHANSALQNKDMAGSQMSGALAGLQGEREALLRSVREQEAELSSLRQQSLLQQSSLEQERDRSRRELGAMHAQLQQQACREGELTQKLQGEQFCLLQCAVVEAEGIILDAVAKLDDPVHVRCISSPGKPSHSLTHPVTHSFTHSFTQLSLP, from the exons ATGAGTtctagtaaaaataaaaataaaactgaaAATAAGACCGAAAAGGTTATAGCTGCGGAGAAAGAACAGTTTCGCAAAGAACAg CTCCACAGCATCAGCAAAACCATCACCTCCAGCGAATCCCCGCCCAAGGAGAAATATGTACGCA ACATCATCATGGGGACCCACAAGGAGGCCGGGGCCTCGACCTTCTGGTCCTACATGCTCAACGTTCCCCTCTCCAGCAACGCCATCGTCAGCTGGAAGTTCTGCTTCATGGTCCACAAGCTCCTTCGCGACGGACACCCCAAC TCAGTGAGGGATTCCCACAGATACAGCCGGAATGTGAAAGATATGGGTGTTCTCTGG GGAAACCTACATGATCGATATGGACACATTGTGGCCTTGTCTGCTAAATTCCTGTGTAATAAAATGGATTTCCATGCAAAG CACAAAACAATCCCAGGTAACCTGGAAGCCAGTGATGacacagtggagagagaggcaggaaatgACGTCAACAAAGT GTTCGACATGACCCAGGAACTGCTTGATTACTTGGATTCCGGCCTCAAGATGTCCGAAACAG TATGGCGCCAGCTGGATGCTAACGGGGCCAAGTCCACCACTCCCGCTGGGCAGTGCCGTCTGGcgcccctcatccctctcataCTGGACTGCAGCTTCCTCTACCACTTCACCGTCAAACTGATGTTCAAACTGCACAGCc GAGTGAGTCCAGACTCGTTACTGGGACACCGAGAGCGTTTCCGGGATCTATTCAACAG CCTCACCAGGTTCTTCGACCGAGCCAGAGAAATGGAGTTCTTCAAAAAAGTCATCCAGATTCCTGATCTTCCAGAC GCTCCTCCCAACTTCCTCCGCGCCTCTGCGCTGGCCGAATATGTCAAGGCTGTGGTGGTCGTGCCCAATCAGGAGCCacctgaggatgaggaggcggAGCCACTGCCAGACTACAGGGAAGTGCCACAGACTCAG TACTACCTTCTCAGTCAGATGGGAGCTCCAGACTCGGAGACTGAACCAAG GGAGACAGAGGTGGAATCTATGAGGAAGGAACTACAAGCCATCAAACCAGAGCTGCAGCTCATCAAAacagag gcccaCAGGTGTGTGAGCCACCTGAAGTCCCAGGTGAACTCCCTGGAGGCGGAGCTTGAGGAGCAGAGGACCCACAAGCAGATGGCTCTGGTGGACAACGAGCACCTGCGCATGGAGGTGCAGGCCCTCCGCAGCACCAACGCCACCAACGCCGGGGCGCAGGTCGGGTACAAGGAGGCGGACG gCAGGGCCCAGGCAGCAGAGATCCGCTTCTGTCAGCTGAAAGAGAGACACGCTGAGCTGGTCACCGGCCACGCAGAGCTGCTGAAGAAG AATGCAGACACAGTGAGACTACTGGCCAACACCCACCAGAGCCAGGATGACCTGATCAGGGCCAAAGACCAGCTGAGCAGCCAGGTGGAACACCTCCTTCAGGAGAACAGAATGAGG gcagagcagcagcagcatgagacagacaggctaaaCAGGGAGCTGATGGATCAGAGGGCGGAGCTGGCTCGCATGCACGCCGCCCTGGAGGGTAAAGAGATG gCTGGCTCCCAGATGAGTGGTGCCCTAGCTGggctgcagggggagagggaggccctgCTGCGCTCTGTGAGGGAGCAGGAAGCAGAGCTGTCCTCTCTCAGGCAGCAGAGCCTGCTGCAGCAGAGCTccctggagcaggagagagacaggagcagacgGGAGCTGGAAGCTCTCAGGGCCCAGCTACAGCAGCAG cttgCCATCAACGCAGAGCAGAGGTTAGAGATCGAGAGACTGAAGCGAGAGCTGGACCAGAGACGGCTGGAGGTGTCACACGCTAACAGCGCCCTCCAGAACAAGGACATG GCGGGCTCCCAGATGAGTGGTGCCCTAGCTGggctgcagggggagagggaggccctgCTGCGCTCTGTGAGGGAGCAGGAAGCAGAGCTGTCCTCTCTCAGGCAGCAGAGCCTGCTGCAGCAGAGCTccctggagcaggagagagacaggagcagacgGGAGCTGGGCGCCATGCATGCACAGCTGCagcaacag GCGTGCCGGGAGGGGGAGCTGACCCAGAAGCTGCAGGGGGAGCAGTTCTGTCTGCTCCAGTGTGCCGTGGTGGAGGCCGAGGGCATCATCCTGGACGCTGTGGCCAAACTGGACGACCCCGTCCACGTCCGCTGCATCAGCTCTCCTGGTAAACCCTCTCACTCACTAACTCACCcagtcactcactcattcactcactcattcactca GCTCTCATTACCATAG